A genomic region of Plasmodium vivax chromosome 1, whole genome shotgun sequence contains the following coding sequences:
- a CDS encoding proteasome beta-subunit type 4, putative (encoded by transcript PVX_093555A) — MTLGPVVTGTSVIALKYKHGILIAADKKASYGSYAKFQNVERIFKVNNKTVMSFSGELADAQYLHETLTRVNVNNVMDKKSKYDLHNSKYYHAYVGRLFYNRKNKIDPLFNTIIVAGLNSQEYDDNDKDVLLYTGKHTTDEYKEINKEDLYIGFVDMHGTQFAGDYMTTGYARYFALTLLRERYKDYMTEEEAKTLLNECLRVLFYRDATASNKIQIVKITSKGVEYEEPYFLSCDVNSRDYVYPSIMLPSTGCMW, encoded by the exons ATGACGCTGGGCCCGGTGGTCACCGGCACGTCGGTCATCGCCCTCAAGTACAAGCATGGCATTCTGATCGCGGCCGACAAGAAGG CGAGCTACGGGAGCTACGCCAAGTTCCAAAACGTGGAGCGCATCTTCAAAGTGAACAACAAGACGGTGATGAGCTTCAGCGGAGAGCTGGCGGACGCCCAGTACCTTCACGAGACCCTCACCCGAGTGAACGTAAATAATGTGATGGACAAGAAGAGCAAATATGACCTTCACAATAGCAAGTACTATCATGCCTATGTGGGTAGACTCTTTTATAACCGGAAGAATAAAATAGATCCCCTCTTCAATACCATCATCGTTGCGGGGTTAAATTCGCAAGAATACGATGACAATGATAAGGACGTGCTGCTTTACACGGGGAAGCACACAACTGATGAGTATAAGGAAATCAATAAGGAGGACCTATACATCGGTTTCGTTGACATGCATGGGACTCAGTTCGCGGGAGATTATATGACCACTGGGTACGCTCGCTACTTCGCGCTGACTCTCCTTCGAGAGCGCTATAAGGATTACATGACTGAGGAGGAGGCGAAGACGCTGCTGAATGAGTGCCTGCGTGTGCTGTTTTACCGGGACGCCACGGCGTCTAATAAAATCcaaattgttaaaataaCCAGCAAGGGCGTGGAGTACGAGGAGCCCTACTTCCTCTCCTGCGATGTTAATTCGCGCGACTACGTCTACCCCTCGATCATGCTGCCCTCCACGGGCTGCATGTGGTAG
- a CDS encoding tubulin gamma chain, putative (encoded by transcript PVX_093560A), with the protein MPREIITLQCGQCGNQIGVEFWKQLCNEHNIDREGILKNNNHLNEDRKDIFFYQADDEHFIPRALLFDLEPRVINSIQASEYRNLYNPENMFISKEGGGAGNNWGCGYSQGHKVEEEIIDMIDREVDNSDNLEGFILSHSIAGGTGSGMGSYLLELLNDNYSKKVIQTFSVFPLLTNESSDVVVQPYNSILTLKRLILSTDSVVVIDNTSLNRIFVDRLKLNNPTFQQTNTIISNVMSASTTTLRYPGSMNNDMISLISSLIINPKCHFLVTSYTPITIDKHLSNVQKTTVLDVMKRLLHTKNIMVSVPVRRGMYISILNIIRGETDPTQVHKGLQRIRDRKLVNFIKWNPASIQVTLAKPSPHVVSTHKVSGLMMANHTSISTLFERCVTQFDRLFKRRAFLENYKKEPMFSSADGQGNFEEMESSKEITQNLIDEYKSAERDDYFSHAYL; encoded by the coding sequence ATGCCGAGGGAAATCATCACCCTGCAGTGCGGGCAGTGCGGGAACCAAATCGGCGTGGAGTTCTGGAAGCAGCTGTGCAACGAGCACAACATAGACAGGGAGGGGATCctcaaaaataataaccacCTGAACGAGGACCGGAAGGACATCTTCTTCTACCAAGCGGACGATGAGCACTTCATCCCGAGGGCTCTCCTCTTCGACTTGGAGCCGAGAGTCATCAACAGCATCCAGGCGAGCGAATACCGGAATTTGTATAATCCAGAAAACATGTTCATTTCtaaagaaggaggaggagcagggAACAACTGGGGGTGTGGGTACAGTCAAGGACATAAAGTAGAAGAAGAAATCATCGACATGATAGATCGGGAGGTAGATAATAGCGATAATTTGGAGGGCTTCATTTTATCTCACTCGATTGCTGGAGGGACAGGGAGCGGGATGGGAAGTTACCTACTGGAACTTCTAAATGATAATTACTCCAAGAAGGTCATTCAAACCTTTTCTGTGTTTCCTCTCCTGACGAATGAGAGCAGCGATGTAGTGGTGCAACCCTATAACAGCATCCTCACATTAAAAAGATTAATTTTAAGTACAGACAGTGTCGTAGTCATAGACAATACTTCTTTAAATAGAATCTTTGTAGATCGATTGAAGTTAAATAACCCTACCTTTCAGCAAACAAACACCATCATCTCCAATGTGATGTCTGCATCTACCACCACGTTGAGGTACCCTGGTAGTATGAACAACGATATGATTAGCCTCATTTCATCTCTCATTATAAATCCCAAGTGTCACTTCCTAGTCACTTCTTATACACCCATCACCATCGATAAGCACCTCTCCAATGTGCAGAAAACGACGGTACTTGACGTCATGAAGAGATTGCTTCACACGAAGAACATCATGGTGTCCGTGCCAGTCAGGAGGGGCATGTACATCTCCATCCTCAACATCATCAGAGGGGAAACAGACCCTACGCAGGTACACAAGGGACTGCAACGGATACGCGATCGGAAGCTGGTTAACTTTATCAAGTGGAACCCTGCCTCTATACAAGTCACTTTGGCCAAACCGTCCCCTCACGTCGTCTCCACTCATAAGGTCTCCGGACTTATGATGGCCAACCACACCTCCATTTCGACTCTCTTCGAACGCTGCGTCACTCAGTTTGATAGACTCTTTAAGCGAAGGGCCTTCTTAGAAAACTACAAAAAGGAGCCCATGTTCAGCAGCGCCGACGGCCAGGGAAACTTCGAGGAGATGGAGTCCTCCAAGGAGATCACGCAGAATTTGATCGACGAGTACAAGAGCGCCGAGCGGGACGACTACTTCAGCCACGCCTAcctctga